The Zea mays cultivar B73 chromosome 7, Zm-B73-REFERENCE-NAM-5.0, whole genome shotgun sequence DNA segment TACAACCATTTTATTTTCATCATCatatatttttttaattttattccAGCTTTGCATTGCGTACGCCCCGATGATCTATTcctcatcctaggtgtatcatttgattttgctgcacttttaccttcacgtgaacaatttatccacttactgaatgtcttctctctgtatttcttcagtggaaatccaacttcatatgcataccttttatagaatttatatgcatcatcaacatccttGAAAGTCATCCCTACCGTTGGCACTATAGTTGGATCAATGTTTTTTGCCTGCTATTTCATTGTCATTGTTGTTTGTACCATGGAATATGTTcacaacaatataatcaatcAATAATCAAATACAGCGATTGGACTTACATGTGAACGCAGTATCTGTGGCGTATCCATCTCCCTGGAGCTAATATTGGACATAGGAGGTCGAACCCTTTGTTCTCCTTCTTCCCCTATGCTCATCTCGGCGATCTCAGGACCCATTAGAGCAGGAGGTGGTGTCACCAGTGAGTTACCACCAACTCCTCCCTCTGTCTCTGGATCAAGACGAACGTCATCTCCTTCCATCGTCGGCGACCCTCCAGAGCCGGCCATCTCCAACTCCGATTAGTTATGCAGGCTTAGTGGTCTTTTTTCCGAATGAAAGTAAATCTCGGATACTATAAAAGTAACCACATCCACGTTTACAGGGTCTCCCCATTATTTCCGAAACCGTCCCGATATTATGGCGACGTCTTTGTCAAACTAAAATTCATAATATAAAATTTACGCACAATGACACAACGTTTTACACCAATCGGTATATACTGTTTATGCATCTATTATGCCGTTTCGGTTTTATGTCATATCTTTCAACATTTTATGCTTCATTTTTTTACCTTCCGCACATTACTTACCATGCAAGATCCATAATTTACGCGCCCACGTATCACAGTAATCACGTTTGCATGTGGCATCTATTCCCTTTAATTCCGCGCAATTCCCTTACCATTCAAACAACCGCGTCACGGCGCCGTCTGTCCTGCATGCCGCCTCTCAGCCCCACGTTAAAACACAGGCGCGCCTGTTCCATCGACCAGACCTTGGGAAccgacctgggcttcctttaatatccgaagctcagggctcccgttatacctgccatatctatactatacttaaagcaccagtttcaacggtcgtcatgcgtcatttttttacaaataaccccttacagctatttcaaattaatccgttgCACGTCTATAGATACCAAACGACGCCCGGCACGGGCTAAATACACgtgggccacaactatggcacatgcacgtcatgtcggcctgctaactgtgtcaggccagcccgttagcccgtcgatccatttaattaaatcagcgtaacgacgcccgacacgagctagatgcacgcgggccacaactatggcacagacGTCATaccggcctgctaactgtgtcgggccagcccgttagcccgtcgatccatttaattaaatcagcgtaaaatgttaaaaaacggtgtaggaggtggggttcgaacccatgccctgatggaagaggggcgagagacactgggtgaaactgtctaaccagtaaaacatcacgctaagatatttttaatattgaatataaattgtatataggtatataccttttttgtaaaataaaaaaataatcgtgtcggacTGGGCCAGCACTACGATCCGAGGCTACAGCTCAAGCACGGCACGACGTAAGagcagcattaggtcgtttctgagaccacattggcgcaatggactacatggtgtttgaggttgctgaattggatgaaacagcaatgatttgtcacactaacaacaaaatgaaaggttatttgttgttttaaacgttagtaattgctacgaagtagcataatttacatggagcgcatccagtttttattgatgtttgactttagcaatcacttcatattttaatctatcttttttataagtttgacttcatgggacttattttagaaacttgatctcacaaactcTTTTATTTGGTCTTTGTacgatggaattatgtcattttataatctctgttcattcagtcaatcgttgtgaactctcttctaatcgctcacttcattggtcgtgttgtaacaagacatatttgcatggagtaaacaataacatcagttagccaaatcaaaaaaaaaaatattatacagagagcggagacaatcaataaaaaatcttgaaatttttttgatggataatttacgtgggtattgttgtaagccgtcgcaacgcacgggcaaccgactagtatatatatatatatatatatatatatattacttaaTAAAAAATCGAATGATCTATTAAAAATACATGTTActattttattatataaatttaGGAGAAAGTTAAAATAATTTATAATTTAGAACGGAGAACATGAGGAAGAGTAAGTATATAATTAGGTTAACCATGCATGCATGCCAAGCACAGGTTGTTATTACGTGGTCCTTCGCTCCATGCACATAGACAGACACGGTTAGACACACGCGTAAAAAACACAGCATGAGCATTGATCCATCAGCTGAGAGTGGTGTCCAAATTCGTCTTGCGTCAGTGTGGTTCTGCTGCTATATACAAGAAGGTGAGCTACTGAACCAAACGCAGCAGCCAGCCACTCCGCACCTCACGTCCTCTCTCCTCACCTGCCCATGCTTTGCACTGGAAGGCCACCAACCATCTCTAACTCTCCATGTCATTCCCAGTTCTGGCCGGCAAAACAGTACGTGCTCAGCAGCTTCGGAATGAAGCTATAAGATGCCCGGGAAGGACCCATGTCTTTGCGTCTCAATTCACAAGCGCCTTCAAACTTTCAGAACACGCACTTCTGCTAGCTAGCTAGTAGCCATGGCTTCCGCAGTCTCGTCTCTCTTCTTCGCCACGGCGCTCGTGATGATGGCGCTCATGATCATGCTCGAGGGCAGCACCACATGCCACGCCGCGCGGCATCTTGCCGACACGACGACCGCCCCGACCGCTGCTCCTACCGCCATCCCGGCCATTCCTGCCATGCCGAAGCCGCCGGTCGTGCCCACCATTCCCGCGGCCACCCTTCCACCGATACCCGCCGTGCCGACGTCGACGGTGCCTGCGCTGGGCGTGCCACCGATCCCCGCGTTACCCAAGATCCCCGCGATGCCCCCTATGCCGGCTGTACCCGCATTGCCAAAGGTGACGGTGACGCTGCCGCCGCCGATGCCCGCCGTCGTCGTCCCTAAGGTTGGCGCCTTGCCGCCGATGCCCGCCGTGCCTAATTTGACACTGCCGCCGATGCCCTCGATCCCGGGCGTGCCCATGCCGTTTGTGGCGCCGCCTCCTTCGGCATAATTCAATTCACCAATGTCTGATAGAGTGTCCATATATCTGAGTATTCGAGTTGATCTCACTCTCGATCAATCCATGTGTACGATCTTCGCTGGGCACGCATGCTGCAGATTTACTTAATTGGTGTATGTATGTGATTCTATATACTTCTATATATTGTTGTATCCAGTCTTTTTCAAAGTTATAATGTTGTGTCAAGCTTTAATTTGTCAGTTCATTTTCTTTCATTTTTTTTGGTTGGAGGTCGTCATTTGTTGTAATCTGTAAGTGGATACGTATGTACAGAGTGCTCGACTACCCCTTGTGCAGTTTTTTCATGTATTTGAATTTTTTTTGGTACTTTGTTAGCTGCAGAATGGCAGTGTCTACGTCTTACTGGCAGTTTTATGAAGTGAACTTTGGCACGCGACTGAAAGAAAACCAAAAGTTCGTTCATGTGTGATATATGACGTATGGAGTCTGGAACTCTCCTGTTCATTATCCGTTTAATCATAAACACTACCGGAATCTgggtctttgccgagtaccgaactctttgccgagtgctttttgtcgggcactcggcaaatacttctttgccgagagccgcactcggcaaagtcctgcactcggtaacgatttcgtttaccgagtgcaggacactcgatACAGAAATACACTCGGTaaagacaagtttgccgagtgacaaacactcgacaaaggtgGCTCTCACCAaatggccgtcagcggccgttttaaagctgacggccgtcaacctttgccgagggccgagggtcggcactcggcaaagaactctttaCCCAGTGTCTtctgttgacactcggcaaaacatatttttattttttaaattttgtccaccaaactttttatggtatgttcctacactatgtagacctacatgtatcatttgtggacaattataacagagttttcaattggtagtagatttagttcgtttatttgaattacttcggaaaatttagatttgaactgcaggtcactcgaaacttgaaaaaccgtgcatgcaaaaattatatccatgctacttagcataagttacgaccaacaggagcggaccggaaacttcgagcaacatgctcactaaacatggccgtgaacttgtcatccacatatttaaaaattgtataaaatacaaacaaagtcaaaaaatcatgaaacttgtacacgtgtcatgatatcatatatagatgctgtgataaaaatttgagaaagtttcgagaaagttgagacgtactatgtgtagaaacctaggagaactacacatgaaatcatagagtttcaatgtagttcgcctaggtttctacacatagtatgtcacagctttctcgaaacattctcaaatttttttatcacagcctctacatatgatatcatctccagaggacaagtttcatgatttttttgactttgtttgtcttttatacaatttttaaacaactcgatgacaagttcacgaccatgtttgtaatacccaacttttggAATATAAAAGAAAGGGATAAAATTTTGGATAGTGCTTTTTCATTCATAAAGAATTGTTAGGAGACAGGTCTAAAATAAATCATACCTCAATGAGGTGTGCATCATGTCGAAGTTCTTGTAATGTTGCATTTGTACTTTAAATTATGAGACGAGTTTAAATAAGAATTTGAAAAGGGaattaagaaaagaaaagataatGGATATAAAAATATGAATAATATATCTAAAAATGTCTCCAAATTAGTACTTTTAACTGCACCAATATAATTTATAATTATTGAGCCAcaagatttgaattcaaactttagGTTTTTGAACTAAAAAGAGTAAAACAaaacagaaaaaagaaaaagagaaataaaAGAGAAAACCGCGCGCAGGCCTAATTCCTGAACCCGGCCCACCTAGTTTTCCTCTGCGCGGCCCATCATCGTGCCTTTGCGCTGACAGCTGGGGCCCTCTCGCCAGCCCCTCACTCTCTATCCCGTCGCGCGTTGCTGTGAATGACgggtggccccgcctgtcagatcGTCTCCCACCCCAGAACAACCTTGCGTATGCCTCGGAACCCCAGAACAACCTTGCGTATGCCTCGGAACACACCCGCGCGAATCGGGCGGGGGAAATCCGCCGTTCTCCTCGACCTGGGCATGGCATCAGCTATAAAACCGGGGCCCTGGACGTCGTATGCTCCCTCAACCCACACCGTTGAACCCGAGTCTGTAGGAGCAAGCCCTCACAAAGGACGTCGGTCAGTGCAAGGGAGAGAGAAGGAGATTCCGGCCGTCACCATGGAACCTCGCTGGCGTCTGCAATTGGAGCGTGTGATCTGGTTGGGAAGCTTCGTTGGGTCATGCAGGGGCTAATCGTGCTGTCTTCAAAAGAGTAGGGCGCCGCTGAGACCCGGAATTTCTCACCGGCGCAAAACCTCACCCTCAAATCCGCCGTACGTCGTGGCTGGGTACCCCTGCATCCTTATTCCTGGTATGATCTCTTGCATCTTGACCGAGTGCATCTCCCCTGTGATTATTGGGGTTGGATTTGGCGTCTGGGGGTCAGAATCGCCCGGAATCTCTCGAGGGCATGGCGGACTCGCGGCTGATCCACTGCGGTCCATGGCGAGCCTCTGCGTAGGCTCACTGTAGGAATTGATTTCCCAACGGGTTGGTGGGGCGTGTAGCGTGGTATAGCTCAGGTCAGGCGGGGATTCAGGGCGTTGGTTGCCGGGATGCCGTGCGTCGGTGTGCACCGCCGTCGCCGGGATGGGCACCAGCGCGACCTGGTGTCGCGAGATTGAAGATGAGCGGGGACCGTCCGTGTAATGATGAGCGCTCTAGATTGAAAGAAAAAGAGGTAAGCCCCTGACCGTAGATCCATTCATCAACGATGGTGATTCAGCCAGCACACCGACTCGTCTGTGGATGATCCTAGCCATCGGTTGCCAGATCGACGCTTAAGATTAGATTTCCATTCA contains these protein-coding regions:
- the LOC100281131 gene encoding uncharacterized protein LOC100281131 precursor, with the protein product MASAVSSLFFATALVMMALMIMLEGSTTCHAARHLADTTTAPTAAPTAIPAIPAMPKPPVVPTIPAATLPPIPAVPTSTVPALGVPPIPALPKIPAMPPMPAVPALPKVTVTLPPPMPAVVVPKVGALPPMPAVPNLTLPPMPSIPGVPMPFVAPPPSA